Proteins from one Mesotoga infera genomic window:
- a CDS encoding ABC transporter ATP-binding protein: MDDVITIRDLHFSYSREEVLRGINLTLKQGEVLGILGPNGSGKSTLMSIICGIQKNWSGSIEIMGSPLKDYTGKRLARILSYIPQSFDPSFDLKVETIVSFGRNPYLKGLSGPGAKDYEIIDEVMELTEIYGFKDRFFSTLSGGEKQRVVIAKALAQEGRILLMDEFTSHLDPGHSRKVGKIATDLVRAKGLSAMAVFHDLNQAIEMSDRLVFMKEGKIEALGEVWETVNPDVIWKVYGLRAQIITNPITELPLVVFYD, encoded by the coding sequence ATGGATGATGTCATAACTATAAGGGATCTCCACTTCAGCTACTCGAGAGAAGAGGTTTTAAGAGGCATAAATCTCACCCTTAAACAGGGCGAAGTGCTCGGTATTCTCGGGCCCAATGGAAGCGGGAAATCTACTTTGATGAGCATTATATGCGGGATTCAAAAAAACTGGAGCGGATCGATAGAGATAATGGGAAGTCCTCTAAAAGACTATACGGGTAAAAGATTGGCCAGAATACTTTCTTACATACCCCAGAGTTTCGATCCTTCCTTCGATCTGAAGGTGGAGACGATAGTCTCTTTCGGTAGGAACCCATATCTCAAAGGACTGTCCGGTCCTGGAGCCAAGGACTACGAAATCATAGACGAAGTCATGGAACTTACCGAGATATACGGGTTCAAAGACCGCTTCTTCAGTACACTGAGCGGCGGAGAAAAACAGAGAGTGGTCATTGCCAAAGCGCTCGCCCAGGAGGGAAGAATACTCCTCATGGACGAGTTCACCTCGCATCTCGATCCCGGACATTCAAGAAAAGTTGGCAAGATTGCCACCGATCTCGTTCGTGCCAAAGGTCTGAGTGCCATGGCCGTCTTTCACGATCTAAACCAGGCTATAGAGATGTCTGACAGACTGGTTTTCATGAAAGAGGGAAAGATCGAGGCACTTGGTGAAGTCTGGGAAACGGTGAACCCCGATGTAATATGGAAGGTTTATGGTCTCAGAGCCCAGATAATAACAAATCCCATTACGGAATTGCCACTGGTGGTTTTCTACGATTGA
- a CDS encoding YbaK/EbsC family protein — MISEKVLRVLERHGLKYREFPDGSTPTAVTAAGMLGVAVGQIAKSILFVCKKNGAFLVVCPGDRKVSSSKLKKVTGEKPRLASADETESLTGFLPGGVCPFGLNGVKVLIDEWLREYDKVYPSAGTSGSAVETTFEDLVRITGGEAFDLTNPLDQS; from the coding sequence ATGATTTCCGAAAAAGTCCTAAGGGTTTTGGAGAGGCACGGACTGAAGTACCGCGAATTCCCCGACGGTTCCACACCTACGGCCGTAACCGCTGCCGGTATGCTCGGCGTTGCGGTTGGTCAGATCGCGAAGTCGATCCTTTTTGTTTGCAAGAAAAACGGAGCCTTTCTAGTTGTCTGTCCGGGTGATCGTAAAGTCTCCTCCTCGAAATTGAAGAAAGTGACTGGTGAGAAACCACGCCTTGCTAGCGCCGATGAGACGGAATCCTTAACCGGATTCTTACCTGGCGGGGTGTGCCCCTTCGGTCTTAACGGAGTGAAGGTTCTGATTGACGAATGGTTGAGAGAATACGACAAAGTCTATCCTTCTGCAGGAACTTCGGGCTCGGCCGTGGAGACCACTTTTGAAGATCTTGTGAGGATAACCGGTGGTGAAGCCTTCGACCTTACCAACCCGCTCGATCAATCGTAG
- a CDS encoding serine hydrolase domain-containing protein, with the protein MRKIAFICIVVLFSSMILANPLNEVIQRVVDFEGFWGAILVARGDAILHAAGYGMADVERNIPNTPEKKFRIASITKQITAVAILQLVERGELTLDDPLSMYLEGFPNGEKILLKYMLNHSSGIPTMINSEELLENIRVYENDKSLQSAEIEYISTLPLRFEPGTSFLYSNSAYFLLGVIIEKVSGMPYDEYLRENIFKPLGMNNTGYDFNEYDSGWARPYYCQSYVIDDEFIREADWVDRKLPGGAGGLYSTVYDLYLWDRALYGTNILSKESVKIMETPTSQLHEAGYGVFVGTEFIAGQYRRLVYHDGDTKGTSTRISRYVEDDIFVVVLSNIEGKDFTSLAHELAKAVIINDMGR; encoded by the coding sequence ATGAGAAAAATTGCGTTTATCTGTATCGTTGTACTTTTCTCTTCAATGATCCTGGCTAACCCCCTTAATGAAGTCATTCAGAGAGTCGTTGATTTCGAAGGATTTTGGGGAGCGATTCTTGTGGCCCGGGGCGATGCTATACTTCATGCGGCCGGTTACGGAATGGCCGACGTTGAAAGAAATATCCCCAATACTCCAGAAAAGAAGTTCAGGATAGCCTCTATAACGAAACAGATCACCGCCGTGGCGATTTTGCAACTCGTCGAAAGAGGCGAGCTTACACTCGACGATCCTCTGTCAATGTATCTGGAGGGCTTCCCGAACGGAGAGAAGATTTTACTTAAATACATGTTGAATCACTCTTCGGGGATTCCAACCATGATAAATAGCGAGGAATTACTGGAAAATATACGTGTTTACGAAAACGACAAATCTCTTCAAAGCGCGGAAATCGAATACATCTCCACGCTTCCACTCAGGTTCGAACCAGGAACATCCTTCCTGTACAGTAACAGTGCTTACTTCCTTCTGGGGGTAATTATAGAAAAAGTAAGCGGAATGCCCTATGATGAATATTTGAGGGAAAATATCTTTAAGCCCCTCGGTATGAACAACACTGGCTATGATTTCAACGAGTACGACTCGGGATGGGCCCGGCCGTATTACTGCCAGTCGTATGTTATCGACGATGAGTTTATCAGAGAGGCCGACTGGGTGGATAGAAAACTGCCCGGAGGAGCTGGTGGCCTCTATTCAACGGTTTACGATCTATATCTCTGGGACAGGGCTCTGTACGGCACGAATATACTGTCCAAAGAGTCGGTGAAGATCATGGAAACACCTACAAGCCAGCTTCACGAAGCCGGCTATGGTGTTTTTGTGGGAACGGAGTTCATCGCCGGACAGTACAGGCGACTGGTCTATCACGATGGCGACACCAAGGGAACTTCTACCAGAATAAGCCGGTACGTGGAAGATGACATTTTCGTCGTCGTACTGAGCAACATCGAAGGAAAAGATTTCACCTCGTTGGCACATGAGCTGGCAAAAGCGGTTATAATAAACGATATGGGAAGATAA
- a CDS encoding response regulator: MKRLSRKISLQFFVFVLAVLVVLIVLLSVIFVKAATDEYTSYLESKKQSVYRWFIDLRRDFKSYVDRYSMDNYIDNAVDLLIEKGESVVILRNRPGLLQDSLNDMASAGNGFKMFNNQLIYYSTMVSDDIQYIIGITFDNAEIESLSSFLGQDAIAFLLMEEHFVIPKEFSDSGLYVRTVLDEENWSKEIPFTVSEVRPAFSFLNSGSLFLVDKVSIGGATIYVLQSEGLLVLLKNRVLPILILVVAGVFAFSFLLSLSLNSYISRALSELLKGFESIKKGSFSRVTLKSDDELGEIASGLNDTMVFIERTLDRLKNSNELLRKVSREAQQASKMKSEFLANMSHEMRTPMNAILGFTELLMSDEGSLERLKYLKTIYRSGEHLLSLINDVLDLSKIEAARLELFIAPYNPSKLVKEIVETYLPMAYSKGLHLAYSLTENVPDFVDGDEFRVRQVLTNLVSNGLKFTNQGYVSIIVNYDASNLTYVVQDTGTGVSADQIDKIFEPFTQADGTMSRKFGGTGLGLTITKRIVELMNGVIRFESKINEGSKVTVKIPSPLSKEAPKEKVRPEQVKSGKIILASPSEDFSTIVGAMLKRNGIQFEVIKNLKDTARAIREFGASLVIMDMPTEKSEVFEALEELGGSVVIGVISSSGGEMEVGEWVQEVIQKPVKEEELIGKIHEYIDFTPVGIEETRVLVVEDNEANQLLIKKILEKAGYLVNIASNGLEATELVRRERYALILMDMQMPVMDGYEATRILRDEGYKMPIVALTAHTMQGDEERSISAGCDGFLGKPVKQTDLLETVRYYTGIYGKTGKKREILTLNIADGGGNRNPSEEKIEIFAKEMGLTLEEASDMFEEYGKHIGKTIELIRSLLQRGDLESLAREGHSLKGSGRMYGVEEISELGSKLEIAAKNLRKTDVSDILSQLEKIRRKLW, encoded by the coding sequence ATGAAAAGATTAAGCAGAAAGATATCCCTGCAGTTTTTTGTTTTTGTTCTGGCGGTTCTGGTTGTTCTTATAGTTCTCCTCTCGGTGATATTTGTCAAAGCCGCCACCGATGAATATACGAGCTATCTAGAATCCAAAAAACAGTCGGTTTATAGATGGTTTATAGACTTGAGACGCGATTTCAAATCTTATGTGGATAGATACTCAATGGATAATTACATAGACAACGCTGTTGACCTGTTGATTGAAAAGGGCGAAAGCGTGGTTATCCTCCGCAATAGGCCGGGACTCCTGCAGGATTCTTTGAACGATATGGCGAGTGCGGGAAACGGATTCAAGATGTTCAACAATCAGCTTATTTATTACTCCACAATGGTCAGTGACGATATCCAATACATCATCGGTATAACTTTTGACAACGCCGAGATAGAAAGCCTCTCGAGTTTTCTTGGTCAGGATGCGATAGCCTTTCTGCTCATGGAAGAACACTTCGTTATTCCGAAGGAGTTTTCCGATTCAGGTCTGTATGTTAGAACCGTTCTCGATGAAGAGAACTGGTCTAAAGAGATTCCTTTCACTGTCAGCGAGGTGCGTCCGGCCTTCAGTTTCTTGAATTCCGGCTCGCTCTTTCTAGTCGATAAGGTTTCCATTGGCGGTGCCACTATATATGTCCTCCAGTCGGAGGGATTGCTCGTACTTCTTAAAAACAGAGTTCTACCGATTCTAATTCTCGTTGTTGCAGGGGTCTTCGCATTTTCTTTCTTGCTCTCTTTATCCTTAAATTCTTACATATCTAGGGCCCTCTCAGAGCTTCTTAAGGGTTTCGAGTCGATCAAAAAGGGTTCTTTCTCGAGGGTAACCTTGAAATCAGATGATGAATTAGGCGAGATAGCTTCCGGTCTCAACGACACGATGGTATTCATAGAGAGAACCCTCGACAGACTTAAAAATTCCAACGAATTACTCAGAAAGGTATCCAGAGAAGCCCAGCAGGCCAGCAAGATGAAATCGGAGTTTCTCGCCAACATGTCCCATGAAATGAGGACGCCAATGAATGCGATACTTGGTTTTACCGAACTGCTGATGAGCGATGAAGGCAGTCTTGAGAGATTGAAATACCTTAAAACCATTTACAGGAGCGGTGAACATCTTCTAAGCCTGATAAACGATGTTCTGGACCTCTCGAAGATAGAAGCGGCTAGGCTGGAACTTTTCATAGCTCCATACAATCCCTCGAAACTGGTGAAAGAGATAGTCGAAACGTATTTGCCTATGGCCTACTCTAAAGGACTCCATCTCGCTTACAGCTTAACTGAAAATGTACCGGATTTTGTGGACGGGGACGAATTCAGGGTACGTCAGGTACTTACCAATCTGGTTTCCAATGGTTTGAAATTCACCAATCAAGGCTATGTATCCATAATCGTCAATTATGACGCTTCAAACCTGACGTATGTTGTACAGGATACTGGAACCGGGGTCTCGGCCGATCAGATAGACAAGATCTTCGAGCCCTTCACACAGGCCGATGGTACGATGTCTAGAAAGTTCGGAGGCACAGGTCTTGGTCTCACGATTACCAAAAGAATAGTTGAGCTCATGAACGGGGTCATAAGGTTCGAGAGCAAAATCAATGAAGGCTCTAAAGTGACTGTCAAAATTCCTTCACCTTTATCGAAGGAGGCACCTAAAGAGAAGGTTAGACCTGAACAGGTAAAATCCGGCAAGATAATTCTGGCATCGCCCAGCGAGGATTTTTCGACTATAGTCGGAGCGATGCTAAAAAGGAACGGGATACAGTTCGAAGTTATCAAGAATCTCAAAGACACGGCCAGGGCTATAAGAGAGTTCGGGGCCTCTCTGGTGATAATGGATATGCCCACGGAGAAATCTGAGGTTTTTGAAGCACTGGAAGAGCTCGGCGGGTCTGTTGTTATCGGTGTGATATCTTCCTCAGGTGGAGAAATGGAAGTCGGAGAGTGGGTACAGGAGGTTATCCAGAAACCGGTTAAGGAGGAAGAGCTGATCGGAAAGATCCATGAATATATCGATTTCACACCGGTCGGTATTGAAGAAACCAGAGTTCTAGTCGTAGAGGATAACGAGGCCAACCAGTTACTCATAAAAAAGATTCTGGAAAAGGCTGGATATCTGGTGAATATCGCCAGCAACGGTCTCGAAGCTACAGAACTGGTTAGGCGCGAGAGGTATGCGCTTATTCTGATGGACATGCAGATGCCCGTAATGGACGGTTACGAGGCCACTAGAATTTTGAGGGACGAAGGTTACAAGATGCCTATCGTCGCCCTAACGGCCCATACGATGCAGGGAGACGAAGAGAGATCGATTTCGGCAGGTTGTGACGGCTTCCTTGGCAAACCGGTAAAACAAACCGATCTTCTCGAAACTGTGAGGTATTACACCGGAATATACGGCAAGACCGGAAAAAAACGTGAAATTTTGACTTTGAATATTGCCGACGGTGGAGGTAATAGAAATCCTTCCGAAGAGAAGATAGAGATATTCGCCAAAGAGATGGGGTTGACACTCGAAGAGGCCTCAGATATGTTCGAGGAGTACGGAAAACATATTGGAAAAACAATCGAGTTGATCCGCTCGCTACTTCAAAGGGGAGATCTCGAATCTCTGGCACGTGAGGGACACAGCCTCAAGGGATCTGGCAGAATGTACGGGGTAGAAGAGATATCTGAACTTGGCTCAAAGCTTGAAATCGCAGCGAAAAATCTCAGGAAAACCGATGTTTCAGATATCTTATCTCAACTGGAAAAAATCCGGCGAAAGCTCTGGTGA